In Paenibacillus sp. FSL R7-0345, a single window of DNA contains:
- the rpoC gene encoding DNA-directed RNA polymerase subunit beta' gives MLDVNNFEFMKIGLASPEKIRSWSRGEVKKPETINYRTLKPEKEGLFCERIFGPQKDWECHCGKYKRVRYKGVVCDRCGVEVTRAKVRRERMGHIELAAPVSHIWYFKGIPSRMGLALDMSPRSLEEIIYFASYVVTDPGETPLEKKQLLSEKEYRSYREKYGYGFQAGMGAEAVKKLLQDIDIEKELEFLKEELRTAQGQRRNRAIKRLEVIEAFRNSGNKPDWMIMDVLPVIPPELRPMVQLDGGRFATSDLNDLYRRVINRNNRLKRLLDLGAPDIIVQNEKRMLQEAVDALIDNGRRGRPVTGPGNRPLKSLSHMLKGKQGRFRQNLLGKRVDYSGRSVIVVGPYLKMYQCGLPKKMALELFKPFVMKELVNKGLAHNIKSAKRKVERVSPEVWDVLEEVIREHPVLLNRAPTLHRLGIQAFEPILVEGHAIRLHPLVCTAYNADFDGDQMAVHVPLSAEAQAEARLLMLASGNILNPKDGKPVVTPSQDMVLGTFYLTMDNKEEKGTGLILRNVNEAVSAYQRGTAGLHARVAIPVKALGKTNFTEEQQNAMLITTIGKIIFNEIYPSSFPYINEATKANLLQGTPEKYFIYEKGADIRERIMSAEDASAVGKEYLGLIIARCFETYHTTKTSMILDRIKQLGFTYSTRSGVTVAVSDVVVPEEKTKILEESDAKVNVVANQYRRGLITNDERYDRVIEIWSKTKDELTNILLKSMDRFNSIMLMVDSKARGNKSQITQLGGMRGLMATPSGRIFELPIKANFREGLTVLEYFISTHGARKGLADTALRTADSGYLTRRLVDVAQDVIVREEDCGTDKGFTVSRIQDGKEVIEDLYDRIEGRYSFETVRHPETKEIIVHRNDLIDSDKAEEIVNAGVTKLQIRSVLSCRARHGVCKKCYGRNLATGKFVEIGEAVGIIAAQSIGEPGTQLTMRTFHTGGVAGDDITQGLPRIQELFEARNPKGQATISEIDGVIKEIRETKDRREIEVQGEAESKTYSITYGSRLRVSEGQEIEAGDELTDGSIDPKEMLRIKGIRGVQNYILQEVQRVYRNQGVEINDKHIEVMIKQMLRKIRIIDAGDTTLLPGAFADIQEFEAANKDAILSGKEPAVAKPVLLGITKASLETDSFLSAASFQETTRVLTDAAIKGKVDKLLGLKENVIIGKLIPAGTGMNRYRNVKLSDPNEESEQEALETVPAE, from the coding sequence TTGTTGGACGTTAACAATTTTGAATTTATGAAAATCGGGCTTGCTTCTCCGGAAAAAATTCGTTCTTGGTCCCGCGGAGAAGTAAAAAAACCGGAAACCATTAACTACCGTACGTTGAAACCGGAAAAAGAAGGCTTGTTCTGCGAGCGTATTTTTGGACCGCAAAAAGACTGGGAATGTCACTGCGGTAAGTACAAACGCGTCCGTTATAAGGGCGTTGTCTGCGACCGTTGCGGCGTTGAAGTTACCCGCGCTAAAGTCCGCCGCGAACGTATGGGCCATATCGAGCTGGCAGCTCCGGTATCTCATATCTGGTATTTCAAAGGTATTCCAAGCCGTATGGGTCTGGCTCTGGATATGTCTCCAAGATCGCTTGAAGAGATTATCTACTTTGCATCCTATGTTGTAACAGATCCGGGCGAAACGCCGCTGGAGAAGAAACAACTGCTGTCTGAAAAAGAATACCGCAGCTACCGTGAAAAGTACGGCTACGGATTCCAGGCAGGCATGGGTGCTGAAGCAGTCAAAAAACTGCTCCAGGATATCGACATCGAGAAAGAATTGGAATTCCTTAAGGAAGAATTGCGCACGGCTCAAGGCCAACGCCGTAACCGGGCGATTAAACGTCTTGAAGTTATTGAAGCCTTCCGTAACTCCGGCAACAAACCTGACTGGATGATCATGGATGTACTCCCGGTAATTCCGCCGGAGCTTCGTCCGATGGTTCAGCTGGATGGCGGCCGTTTTGCTACGTCTGACCTTAATGACCTGTACCGCCGTGTAATTAACCGTAACAACCGTCTTAAGAGACTGCTGGATCTTGGCGCTCCTGACATCATCGTTCAGAACGAAAAGCGTATGCTTCAGGAAGCCGTTGATGCACTGATCGACAACGGCCGCCGCGGCCGTCCTGTAACAGGTCCTGGTAACCGTCCGCTCAAATCGCTCAGCCATATGCTGAAAGGTAAACAGGGACGTTTCCGCCAGAACTTGCTCGGTAAACGTGTCGATTACTCAGGACGTTCCGTTATCGTTGTAGGACCATATCTGAAGATGTACCAATGCGGTCTTCCTAAGAAAATGGCTCTTGAGCTCTTCAAGCCGTTCGTTATGAAAGAACTGGTTAACAAAGGTCTTGCCCACAACATCAAGAGTGCAAAACGTAAAGTTGAACGCGTGAGCCCTGAAGTATGGGATGTTCTTGAAGAAGTAATCAGAGAGCACCCGGTTCTGCTGAACCGTGCCCCTACGCTTCACAGACTGGGTATCCAGGCGTTTGAACCAATTCTGGTAGAAGGCCATGCAATCCGTCTGCACCCGCTCGTATGTACCGCTTATAACGCCGACTTTGACGGTGACCAGATGGCGGTGCACGTTCCTTTGTCTGCTGAAGCTCAGGCTGAAGCGCGTCTGCTGATGCTGGCATCCGGCAACATCCTTAACCCTAAGGACGGCAAGCCGGTTGTTACTCCTTCGCAGGATATGGTCCTCGGTACATTCTACCTGACCATGGACAACAAGGAAGAGAAGGGCACAGGTCTGATCCTGCGCAACGTGAATGAAGCTGTATCAGCTTATCAGCGCGGAACTGCAGGACTGCATGCACGTGTAGCTATTCCTGTTAAAGCTCTGGGTAAAACTAACTTTACGGAAGAACAGCAGAACGCCATGCTGATTACAACGATCGGTAAAATTATCTTTAATGAAATTTATCCGAGCTCGTTCCCATATATCAACGAAGCTACCAAAGCGAACCTGCTGCAAGGCACACCTGAGAAATACTTTATCTATGAAAAAGGCGCCGATATCCGTGAACGCATCATGAGTGCTGAGGATGCCAGTGCTGTAGGTAAGGAATATCTCGGTCTGATTATTGCACGCTGCTTCGAGACATACCACACAACGAAGACATCCATGATACTGGACAGAATCAAACAGCTCGGATTCACGTATTCCACACGTTCCGGTGTAACAGTAGCCGTATCAGACGTTGTTGTACCTGAAGAAAAGACTAAGATTCTGGAAGAATCAGATGCTAAGGTCAATGTGGTTGCCAACCAGTACCGTCGTGGTCTGATCACCAACGATGAGCGTTATGACCGTGTTATTGAAATCTGGTCGAAGACTAAGGATGAACTTACGAACATCCTGCTGAAGTCGATGGACCGGTTCAACTCGATTATGCTCATGGTTGATTCCAAGGCGCGCGGTAACAAATCGCAGATCACCCAGCTGGGCGGTATGCGTGGTCTGATGGCGACACCTTCCGGCCGTATCTTCGAATTGCCGATCAAGGCGAACTTCCGTGAAGGTCTGACGGTCCTCGAGTACTTTATCTCGACGCACGGAGCGCGTAAAGGTCTGGCCGATACAGCGCTGCGTACTGCGGACTCCGGTTACCTGACACGCCGTCTGGTAGACGTAGCCCAGGACGTAATCGTACGTGAAGAGGATTGCGGTACGGATAAAGGCTTCACTGTAAGCCGTATCCAGGACGGTAAGGAAGTAATCGAGGATCTGTACGACCGTATTGAAGGCCGTTACTCCTTCGAAACAGTACGTCATCCGGAAACGAAGGAAATCATCGTTCACCGTAACGATTTGATTGACTCCGACAAGGCTGAAGAGATTGTTAACGCTGGTGTAACCAAACTGCAAATCCGCTCTGTACTGAGCTGCCGTGCCCGTCACGGGGTCTGCAAAAAATGCTACGGACGCAACCTGGCAACAGGTAAATTCGTGGAAATCGGTGAAGCTGTCGGTATTATTGCCGCACAATCCATCGGTGAGCCGGGAACCCAGCTTACCATGCGTACGTTCCATACCGGGGGTGTTGCCGGTGATGACATCACGCAAGGTTTGCCGCGTATCCAGGAGTTGTTCGAAGCACGTAACCCTAAAGGTCAGGCAACAATCAGTGAGATTGACGGGGTAATCAAGGAAATCCGTGAAACTAAGGACCGTCGTGAAATCGAGGTTCAAGGTGAAGCTGAATCCAAGACTTATTCCATCACTTACGGTTCACGTCTGCGTGTCAGCGAAGGCCAGGAGATCGAAGCCGGGGATGAGCTGACAGACGGTTCGATCGACCCTAAGGAAATGCTCCGTATTAAGGGTATTCGCGGGGTACAGAACTACATTCTGCAGGAAGTACAGCGCGTATACCGTAACCAGGGTGTAGAAATTAACGATAAGCACATTGAAGTTATGATCAAGCAGATGCTGCGCAAGATCCGTATTATCGATGCTGGTGATACTACTCTACTGCCGGGCGCATTTGCAGACATTCAGGAATTTGAAGCAGCCAACAAGGATGCCATTCTTTCCGGTAAGGAGCCTGCAGTTGCCAAACCGGTACTGCTCGGTATTACCAAGGCTTCCCTGGAGACAGATTCATTCCTGTCTGCGGCTTCCTTCCAGGAAACTACCCGCGTCCTTACAGATGCAGCTATCAAGGGTAAAGTGGATAAACTGCTTGGACTCAAAGAAAATGTTATCATCGGTAAGCTGATCCCTGCAGGTACCGGTATGAACCGTTACCGTAATGTGAAGCTGAGTGATCCGAATGAAGAGAGCGAGCAAGAGGCTCTAGAAACGGTTCCGGCCGAGTAA
- the rpsG gene encoding 30S ribosomal protein S7 codes for MPRKGPVTKRDVLPDPLYNSKLVTRLINRIMLGGKRGVAQSILYNSFKLIQERTGKEPMEVFEAAIKNIMPVLEVKARRVGGANYQVPIEVKPERRTALGLRWLVNYSRNRGEKTMEERLAAEIIDASNNTGASVKKREDTHKMAEANKAFAHYRW; via the coding sequence ATGCCACGCAAAGGTCCAGTTACTAAGAGAGATGTATTGCCAGATCCATTGTATAATAGCAAGTTGGTTACTCGTTTGATCAACCGCATTATGCTGGGTGGTAAAAGAGGTGTCGCTCAAAGCATTCTGTACAATTCGTTTAAATTGATCCAAGAACGTACTGGTAAAGAACCGATGGAAGTTTTCGAAGCTGCCATCAAGAATATCATGCCAGTTCTGGAAGTTAAGGCTCGCCGTGTCGGCGGTGCTAACTACCAGGTACCTATCGAGGTTAAACCTGAGAGACGTACTGCTCTGGGATTACGTTGGCTCGTAAACTACTCACGCAACCGCGGTGAGAAGACTATGGAAGAGCGTTTGGCGGCTGAGATCATCGACGCTTCCAACAACACAGGCGCTTCTGTTAAGAAACGCGAAGACACACACAAAATGGCTGAAGCGAACAAAGCGTTTGCTCACTACCGCTGGTAG
- a CDS encoding ribosomal L7Ae/L30e/S12e/Gadd45 family protein: MTDDRGLQDAQVKIGTKQTVKAVELGQAAEVYVAEDGDQRITSRIIMLCNKQGVKITYVDTMLNLGKACGIEVGAAMAAVLKQ; this comes from the coding sequence ATGACTGATGACAGAGGATTGCAAGATGCTCAGGTCAAGATCGGTACCAAGCAAACCGTCAAGGCGGTTGAATTGGGCCAAGCCGCAGAAGTCTATGTGGCAGAGGACGGAGATCAACGGATTACTTCCAGAATTATTATGCTTTGCAACAAACAAGGTGTTAAGATCACTTATGTAGATACAATGCTGAATTTGGGCAAGGCCTGTGGTATAGAAGTTGGTGCTGCTATGGCAGCCGTCTTAAAACAATAG
- the rplL gene encoding 50S ribosomal protein L7/L12, with protein MSKETILEEIKGMSVLELNDLVKAIEEEFGVTAAAPVAAGGAAAAVEEEQSEFDVILTSAGASKINVIKIVREITGLGLKEAKDLVDNAPKPIKEKVSKEEAEATKAKLEEAGAGVEVK; from the coding sequence ATGAGCAAAGAAACAATCTTGGAAGAAATTAAAGGCATGAGCGTATTGGAACTGAACGACCTGGTTAAAGCAATCGAAGAAGAATTTGGTGTAACTGCAGCAGCTCCAGTAGCAGCTGGCGGTGCAGCAGCAGCAGTTGAAGAAGAGCAATCCGAATTCGACGTAATCCTGACAAGCGCTGGCGCTTCCAAGATCAACGTTATCAAGATCGTTCGCGAAATCACAGGCCTGGGCTTGAAAGAAGCTAAAGACCTCGTAGACAACGCTCCAAAGCCAATCAAAGAAAAAGTAAGCAAAGAAGAAGCCGAAGCTACCAAAGCAAAATTGGAAGAAGCAGGCGCTGGCGTAGAAGTGAAGTAA
- a CDS encoding class I SAM-dependent methyltransferase — MSQHYYSQQPDARHDRRTINTVLRGKNLRFTSDAGVFSKGDIDYGSRVLIEAMEIADGAEVLDVGCGYGPIGISAAVLAPAGHVTMIDINSRAVELARENARNNGIGNITAMESDVLSAVQGRKFDVVLTNPPIRAGKSVVHQIFEQAYEHLNEGGTLWIVIQKKQGAPSAVAKLESLFAVVEEVGKDKGYRIIKAQKIVE, encoded by the coding sequence ATGTCGCAGCATTATTACTCACAGCAGCCGGATGCCCGTCATGACAGACGGACGATCAATACGGTGCTGAGGGGAAAGAACCTCCGATTCACCAGCGACGCCGGTGTTTTTTCAAAAGGGGATATCGATTACGGAAGCCGCGTATTAATTGAAGCAATGGAAATTGCCGACGGTGCAGAAGTCCTTGATGTTGGATGCGGATATGGCCCTATTGGGATTAGTGCGGCTGTTCTTGCTCCTGCTGGCCATGTGACAATGATTGATATCAACAGCCGTGCAGTAGAGCTTGCCCGGGAGAATGCCCGGAATAACGGAATCGGGAATATTACGGCGATGGAAAGTGATGTGCTCTCTGCGGTACAAGGGCGGAAGTTTGATGTGGTTCTCACCAATCCGCCAATCCGTGCCGGCAAGTCTGTTGTGCATCAGATTTTTGAACAGGCATATGAGCATTTGAACGAGGGTGGAACGCTGTGGATTGTGATCCAGAAGAAGCAGGGAGCTCCTTCGGCAGTAGCCAAGCTGGAAAGCCTGTTTGCAGTTGTGGAAGAAGTGGGGAAAGATAAAGGATACCGCATTATTAAGGCGCAGAAAATAGTTGAATAA
- the rplA gene encoding 50S ribosomal protein L1: MAKHGKKYLESAKLINSEATYEPSEAVELVKKAATAKFDETVEAAVRLGVDPRKQDQAVRGVVVLPHGTGKTQRVLVFAKGEKAKEAEAAGADFVGDQDMINKIQQGWFEFDVCVATPDMMSEVGKLGRLLGGKGLMPNPKAGTVTFDVTKAVQEIKAGKIEYRLDKAGQIHAPIGKVSFAPEQLNENLKALMDALNRAKPAAAKGVYLKGIAISSTMGPSARVNAAAFR, translated from the coding sequence ATGGCTAAACATGGTAAGAAATACCTGGAATCTGCTAAGCTGATCAACAGCGAAGCAACTTACGAGCCTTCAGAAGCTGTAGAGCTTGTGAAAAAGGCGGCAACTGCCAAATTCGACGAAACCGTTGAAGCAGCAGTTCGTCTGGGTGTAGACCCGCGTAAACAAGACCAAGCAGTTCGTGGTGTTGTTGTCCTGCCACACGGCACAGGCAAAACTCAACGCGTGCTTGTATTTGCAAAAGGTGAAAAAGCGAAAGAGGCGGAAGCTGCTGGCGCGGATTTTGTAGGCGATCAGGATATGATCAACAAGATCCAGCAGGGCTGGTTTGAATTCGACGTCTGCGTAGCTACACCTGATATGATGAGCGAAGTCGGTAAACTCGGCCGTCTGCTTGGTGGTAAAGGCCTTATGCCTAACCCTAAAGCCGGTACAGTTACTTTCGACGTTACCAAGGCTGTGCAAGAAATCAAAGCCGGTAAAATCGAATACCGTCTCGATAAAGCAGGTCAAATTCACGCGCCTATCGGCAAAGTGTCTTTTGCTCCTGAACAATTGAACGAAAATCTTAAAGCTCTTATGGACGCTTTGAACCGTGCGAAACCAGCCGCTGCTAAAGGTGTATACCTTAAAGGCATTGCAATTTCGTCCACAATGGGACCAAGCGCTCGTGTGAATGCAGCTGCCTTCAGATAA
- the rpoB gene encoding DNA-directed RNA polymerase subunit beta — translation MAGHLVQYGRRTRRSYARINEVLEVPNLIEIQQKSYDWFLEEGLREMFQDISPIQDFTGNLVLEFIDYSLGEPKYTVDDAKERDVTYAAPLRVKVRLINKETGEVKEQEVFMGDFPLMTETGTFIINGAERVIVSQLVRSPSVYFSTKVDKNGKKTYTATVIPNRGAWLELETDAKDIMYVRIDRTRKIPVTVLLRALGFGSDAEILELLGNDEYIRNTLDKDNTDSTEKALIEIYERLRPGEPPTLDNAKSLLVARFFDPKRYDLANVGRYKINKKLHIKNRLFNQRLAQPLVDESTGEILAESGQMVDRRLLDELIPYFEKNMAAKNYRVTGGVMDSEDIPLQTIDVFSPIEEGRVIKLIANGNIDKSVKHITQADIISSISYFINLLHGIGNTDDIDHLGNRRLRSVGELLQNQFRIGLSRMERVVRERMSIQDANAITPQALINIRPVIASIKEFFGSSQLSQFMDQTNPLAELTHKRRLSALGPGGLTRERAGFEVRDVHHSHYGRMCPIETPEGPNIGLINSLSTFARINEYGFIEAPYRWVDPKTGKVTEQIDYLTADEEDNYVVAQANVLIDEDGTFKEDMVIVRYNKDSDNITTMPSNRVDYMDVSPKQVVSVATALIPFLENDDSNRALMGSNMQRQAVPLLIPKAPLVGTGMEHKSAKDSGVCIVSKYDGIIERSSANEIWLRRVEAVDGKEVKGDIVKYKLHKFMRSNQGTCINQRPLAKRGDIVKKGDILADGPSTEMGELALGRNVVVAFMTWEGYNYEDAILLSEKLVKEDVYTSIHIEEYESEARDTKLGPEEITRDIPNVGEEALRNLDERGIIRIGAEINAGDILVGKVTPKGVTELTAEERLLHAIFGEKAREVRDTSLRVPHGSDGIIVDVKVFTRENGDELPPGVNQLVRVYIAQKRKISEGDKMAGRHGNKGVVARIMPEEDMPFLPDGTPVQVVLNPLGVPSRMNIGQVLEVHIGMAALQLGIHIATPVFDGARENDVFDTMEEAGMQRNGKTVLYDGRTGERFEREVTVGVMHMIKLAHMVDDKIHARSTGPYSLVTQQPLGGKAQFGGQRFGEMEVWALEAYGAAYTLQEILTVKSDDVVGRVKTYESIVKGENVPEPGVPESFKVLIKELQSLGMDVKILSGDEQEIEMKELDDEDETSGDKLSLNLEGAEVGID, via the coding sequence TTGGCAGGACATCTTGTTCAGTATGGTCGACGCACTCGGCGGAGCTATGCGAGAATTAACGAGGTACTCGAGGTCCCGAACCTGATCGAGATCCAACAAAAATCTTATGATTGGTTTTTGGAGGAAGGATTGCGGGAAATGTTCCAGGACATCTCGCCGATCCAGGATTTCACTGGTAATTTGGTGCTTGAGTTCATTGATTACAGCCTGGGTGAACCGAAATATACGGTTGACGACGCTAAAGAGCGGGACGTAACATATGCGGCTCCTCTGCGGGTTAAGGTACGGCTCATTAATAAGGAGACCGGTGAGGTCAAAGAGCAGGAAGTGTTCATGGGAGATTTCCCGCTGATGACGGAGACCGGCACTTTTATTATCAATGGTGCGGAACGGGTTATTGTCAGCCAGTTGGTTCGCTCTCCTAGCGTCTATTTCAGCACAAAAGTGGATAAGAATGGCAAAAAAACCTACACCGCCACAGTAATTCCGAACCGTGGAGCCTGGCTGGAGCTTGAAACGGATGCGAAGGACATCATGTATGTCCGGATCGACCGCACACGTAAAATTCCGGTTACCGTGCTTCTGCGTGCTCTTGGTTTCGGCAGTGATGCCGAAATTCTGGAACTGCTTGGTAATGATGAATATATTCGCAATACGCTGGATAAAGACAACACGGACTCTACGGAAAAAGCGCTTATCGAAATTTATGAGCGTCTGCGTCCGGGCGAACCTCCGACACTTGATAATGCCAAGAGCCTTCTGGTCGCACGTTTCTTTGATCCGAAGCGCTATGACCTGGCCAATGTCGGCCGCTACAAAATCAACAAAAAGTTGCACATCAAGAACCGTCTGTTTAATCAGCGTCTGGCTCAGCCGCTCGTTGATGAATCGACCGGGGAAATCCTGGCAGAATCCGGCCAGATGGTTGACCGTCGTCTGCTTGATGAGCTGATTCCATACTTCGAAAAGAACATGGCTGCCAAAAACTACCGCGTAACCGGTGGAGTTATGGACAGTGAAGATATCCCGCTGCAGACAATCGATGTCTTCTCGCCGATTGAAGAAGGCCGGGTTATCAAGCTGATTGCCAACGGCAACATCGACAAGTCGGTCAAGCATATTACTCAGGCTGATATTATCTCCTCAATCAGCTACTTTATTAATCTGCTGCACGGTATCGGCAACACTGACGATATCGACCACTTGGGTAACCGCCGTTTGCGTTCTGTTGGTGAACTCCTGCAGAACCAGTTCCGTATCGGTCTGTCCCGTATGGAGCGCGTAGTGCGCGAGAGAATGTCGATTCAGGATGCCAATGCGATTACGCCACAGGCTCTGATCAACATCCGTCCCGTGATTGCGTCCATTAAAGAGTTCTTCGGAAGCTCGCAGCTGTCCCAGTTTATGGACCAGACGAACCCGCTTGCCGAGCTTACGCACAAGCGCCGTCTGTCAGCACTCGGACCCGGCGGTCTGACCCGTGAGCGCGCAGGCTTCGAAGTCCGCGACGTTCATCACAGTCACTATGGCCGTATGTGTCCAATCGAAACACCGGAAGGTCCGAATATCGGTTTGATCAACTCCTTGTCGACCTTTGCCCGCATCAATGAGTATGGCTTCATTGAAGCTCCATACCGTTGGGTGGATCCTAAGACAGGTAAGGTTACTGAACAGATTGATTACCTGACTGCCGATGAAGAAGATAACTATGTAGTTGCCCAGGCGAATGTCCTGATCGACGAAGATGGTACCTTCAAGGAAGATATGGTTATCGTCCGTTACAACAAAGACTCCGACAACATTACTACAATGCCTAGTAATCGCGTTGACTACATGGACGTTTCGCCAAAACAGGTTGTGTCGGTCGCTACGGCGCTCATTCCGTTCCTTGAGAACGATGACTCCAACCGCGCGCTGATGGGATCGAACATGCAGCGTCAGGCCGTTCCGCTTCTGATTCCGAAAGCACCGCTTGTCGGCACAGGGATGGAGCATAAATCCGCTAAAGATTCTGGCGTATGTATTGTTTCCAAGTACGACGGCATCATCGAACGCTCCTCGGCCAATGAAATTTGGCTGCGCCGCGTTGAGGCTGTTGACGGCAAGGAAGTTAAAGGCGATATCGTTAAATATAAATTACACAAATTTATGCGTTCGAACCAAGGTACCTGTATTAACCAGCGTCCTCTGGCTAAAAGAGGGGACATTGTTAAGAAGGGGGACATCCTGGCAGACGGACCTTCCACTGAAATGGGCGAATTGGCTCTGGGCCGCAACGTAGTTGTTGCGTTCATGACGTGGGAAGGTTACAACTACGAGGATGCGATCCTGCTGAGTGAAAAGCTGGTCAAGGAAGATGTATACACCTCGATCCACATCGAGGAATATGAATCCGAAGCCCGTGACACGAAGCTGGGACCTGAAGAAATTACCCGCGATATTCCTAACGTGGGTGAAGAGGCTCTGCGCAATCTCGACGAGCGCGGTATTATCCGCATCGGTGCCGAAATCAATGCCGGCGACATTCTTGTTGGTAAGGTTACTCCTAAGGGCGTAACAGAACTGACAGCTGAAGAACGTCTGCTGCATGCGATCTTTGGTGAGAAAGCCCGTGAAGTACGTGACACCTCGCTGCGCGTTCCTCACGGTAGTGATGGTATCATTGTTGACGTTAAAGTCTTCACCCGTGAGAACGGCGATGAGCTGCCTCCTGGCGTGAATCAGCTGGTACGCGTCTACATCGCCCAGAAACGTAAGATTTCTGAAGGTGATAAGATGGCGGGACGTCACGGTAACAAGGGTGTCGTTGCCCGTATCATGCCTGAAGAGGATATGCCGTTCCTTCCGGACGGTACACCTGTACAGGTAGTCCTGAATCCGCTGGGCGTACCTTCCCGTATGAACATCGGTCAGGTGCTTGAGGTGCATATCGGTATGGCTGCCCTGCAGCTCGGTATCCACATCGCTACTCCGGTATTCGACGGAGCGCGCGAGAACGACGTATTCGACACTATGGAAGAAGCAGGCATGCAGCGCAACGGTAAGACAGTGCTTTATGACGGACGTACAGGCGAGCGCTTTGAGCGTGAGGTTACTGTCGGTGTCATGCACATGATCAAGCTGGCGCACATGGTTGATGATAAGATTCACGCCCGTTCCACCGGTCCTTACTCCCTCGTTACACAGCAGCCGCTCGGCGGTAAAGCGCAGTTCGGCGGACAGCGCTTCGGGGAAATGGAAGTTTGGGCGCTTGAAGCCTACGGTGCTGCATATACACTGCAAGAGATTTTGACCGTGAAGTCCGATGACGTGGTCGGCCGTGTGAAAACATACGAATCCATCGTCAAAGGCGAGAATGTACCGGAACCGGGTGTTCCGGAATCATTCAAGGTACTCATCAAGGAACTGCAGTCGCTTGGTATGGATGTTAAGATCCTCAGCGGCGACGAGCAGGAGATCGAGATGAAGGAACTGGATGACGAAGACGAGACGTCAGGCGACAAGCTGAGCCTCAATCTAGAGGGTGCGGAAGTCGGTATCGATTAA
- the rpsL gene encoding 30S ribosomal protein S12, with amino-acid sequence MPTINQLVRKGRQAKIEKSKSPALQKGFNALKRESTNLSAPQKRGVCTRVGTMTPRKPNSALRKYARVRLTNRLEVTAYIPGIGHNLQEHSVVLLRGGKVKDLAGVRYHIVRGALDTAGVANRMQARSKYGAKRPKVKK; translated from the coding sequence ATGCCAACTATCAATCAACTGGTTCGTAAGGGCCGTCAAGCCAAAATCGAGAAATCGAAGTCTCCCGCTCTTCAAAAAGGGTTCAACGCCCTCAAGCGTGAGAGTACAAATTTGAGCGCTCCGCAGAAACGCGGTGTCTGCACTCGTGTAGGTACTATGACACCACGTAAACCAAACTCCGCACTTCGTAAGTATGCCCGTGTTCGTTTGACGAACCGTCTTGAGGTGACTGCTTACATTCCGGGTATCGGACACAACCTTCAAGAGCACAGCGTAGTATTGCTGCGCGGAGGTAAAGTTAAGGACCTTGCGGGAGTTCGTTATCACATCGTACGCGGCGCTCTGGATACTGCAGGTGTTGCTAACCGGATGCAAGCTCGCTCCAAGTATGGTGCGAAACGTCCTAAGGTTAAGAAATAA
- the rplJ gene encoding 50S ribosomal protein L10, with product MANAKVIQAKQDAVDVVTGKLQNSISTVVADYRGLNVAQVTELRKQLREAGVDFQVLKNSLVRRATAAAELTELDAVLTGPTAVAFSETDAVVAAKILNDFAKKNDALKLKGGVVEGKVIDADQLKALAELPSRDGLLSMLLSVLQAPMRNFALAVKAVAEKEEQSA from the coding sequence TTGGCAAATGCAAAAGTAATCCAAGCTAAACAGGATGCGGTTGATGTTGTTACCGGCAAACTGCAGAACAGTATCTCTACTGTTGTTGCGGACTACCGCGGATTGAACGTTGCCCAGGTAACTGAACTGCGTAAGCAGCTTCGTGAAGCTGGCGTTGACTTTCAAGTTCTGAAAAACTCATTGGTGCGTCGTGCGACTGCAGCTGCTGAGCTGACTGAACTGGATGCAGTTCTAACTGGCCCTACAGCAGTAGCATTCAGTGAAACTGATGCGGTAGTAGCAGCCAAGATTTTGAACGACTTCGCTAAGAAGAACGACGCTCTGAAGCTGAAAGGCGGCGTTGTGGAAGGCAAAGTTATCGATGCTGACCAACTGAAAGCACTGGCTGAACTGCCATCCCGCGATGGTTTGCTCTCCATGCTGCTTAGCGTGCTTCAAGCTCCAATGCGCAACTTCGCGCTTGCAGTTAAGGCTGTTGCTGAGAAAGAAGAACAAAGCGCGTAA